A DNA window from Coffea arabica cultivar ET-39 chromosome 6c, Coffea Arabica ET-39 HiFi, whole genome shotgun sequence contains the following coding sequences:
- the LOC140003757 gene encoding nuclear intron maturase 4, mitochondrial-like isoform X2, whose amino-acid sequence MWLRLSHFYRKICFTKRTIVLQRLQHFVSENKFSGAARPSRMRFVEISFYSTAQTVVTDGDDKRGRGKGTLAMDLASLVEESSIIEERKPRTRMELMRILELRIKKRVKEQYINGKFQDLMRKVIANPKTLRDAYDCIRVNSNVDLTTDGDNLPFESMADELFSGNFDVNANTHSISTRGPDKEVLVFPNVKLKVVQEAIRIVLEVVYKPHFSKISHGGRSGRDHKSALRYIKKEMKDTNWWFTLLLHQKLNGRILSRLISDMQNKIEDPGLYAVIQDMFDVQVLNLEFGGFPKGHGLPQEGVLSPILMNIYLDIFDREIYRMSMNYEALDPKLATEDDGTHSNLRNWIRRQMNGSIAKECNTVKSPIIRIHCCRFLDEIFVAISGSKDIALSCKSDIENYLKNSLHIELDHTNFMPCDGPHSVRFLGTLIKRSLKENPTVRAVHKLKEKVKLFASQKQEAWDAGTVRIGKKCLAHGLKKVKESEIKHLADKASILSQISYFRKAGMETDHWYKLLLKVWMQNINAKCEPSEELILSKHVVEPSVPQELRDSYYDFQKHAKEYVSSETTATLALLPSPNPPVSPFITEIIAPVEAIKKRLIRYGLTNADGFPQMCHILILQDDDHIIHWFSGIVGRWLRWYNECDNLNEVKLIISGQVRMSCIRTLAAKYRIHEIEIEKRFDSLLSRIPSTQEVEQEITDEALSNDDTLFNGMSNYSLCLLSLARMVSQSRPCNCFVMGCTVAAPCVYTLHVMERQKFPGWKTGFSSSIHPCLNRRRIGLCRQHLKDLFLEL is encoded by the exons ATGTGGCTTAGGTTGTCtcatttttatagaaaaatctGCTTTACAAAACGCACTATTGTCCTGCAAAGATTGCAACATTTTGTTTCAGAGAACAAATTCTCCGGAGCAGCGAGGCCAAGTAGAATGAGGTTCGTGGAGATTTCATTTTATTCAACAGCGCAAACGGTAGTAACTGATGGCGATGATAAGAGGGGGAGAGGAAAGGGGACACTAGCTATGGACTTAGCTTCTTTGGTTGAAGAATCTTCCATCATTGAGGAGAGAAAGCCCAGAACTCGCATGGAGCTCATGAGGATTCTTGAGCTTCGTATTAAAAAGAGGGTCAAGGAACAGTATATAAACGGCAAGTTCCAAGACCTTATGAGGAAAGTCATTGCTAATCCAAAAACTCTCCGGGACGCTTATGATTGTATCAGGGTGAACTCTAACGTTGACTTGACAACGGATGGGGACAATTTGCCTTTCGAATCCATGGCAGATGAGCTGTTTAGTGGGAATTTTGATGTGAACGCCAATACGCATTCCATATCAACGAGGGGGCCAGATAAGGAAGTTCTTGTTTTCCCAAATGTTAAACTGAAAGTGGTACAAGAGGCCATTAGGATAGTATTGGAAGTTGTCTATAAACCtcacttttctaagatttcaCACGGTGGTCGAAGCGGGAGGGATCATAAATCTGCTTTAAGATATATTAAGAAAGAGATGAAAGATACTAACTGGTGGTTCACCTTGCTTCTTCACCAGAAACTGAATGGCCGGATCCTTAGTAGGCTTATCTCTGATATGCAGAATAAGATAGAAGATCCAGGCCTTTATGCAGTAATCCAAGACATGTTCGATGTGCAGGTTCTGAATTTGGAGTTTGGGGGGTTCCCTAAAGGCCATGGTCTTCCGCAAGAAGGAGTGTTGTCTCCAATCTTGATGAATATTTATCTTGATATATTTGATCGTGAAATTTACAGGATGTCAATGAATTATGAAGCTCTTGATCCAAAATTGGCTACCGAGGATGATGGAACACACTCAAACCTGCGTAACTGGATTAGGAGACAGATGAATGGCAGTATTGCAAAAGAATGCAATACTGTGAAGAGCCCTATCATCAGAATACATTGTTGCCGCTTcttggatgaaatttttgttgCCATTTCAGGCTCCAAGGACATTGCTCTTTCATGCAAGTCTGACATCGAGAATTACTTGAAGAATTCTCTACACATAGAGCTTGATCACACAAATTTTATGCCATGTGATGGTCCCCATAGTGTCCGATTTCTTGGAACTTTGATTAAAAGAAGTCTGAAAGAGAACCCAACAGTAAGAGCTGTTCACAAGTTGAAGGAAAAAGTAAAGCTGTTTGCTTCACAGAAACAAGAGGCTTGGGATGCTGGGACTGTTAGAATAGGAAAGAAATGTCTAGCTCATGGGCTGAAGAAGGTAAAAGAATCTGAGATAAAGCATCTAGCTGACAAGGCCTCGATTTTAAGCCAAATTTCCTATTTCCGTAAAGCTGGTATGGAAACTGATCACTGGTACAAACTCCTGCTGAAGGTATGGATGCAGAATATTAATGCTAAGTGTGAGCCCAGTGAGGAGTTGATCTTGTCTAAGCACGTTGTGGAACCATCTGTTCCACAAGAATTAAGAGACTCCTATTATGATTTCCAGAAGCATGCCAAAGAATATGTTTCATCAGAGACAACTGCTACTCTTGCTCTTCTGCCTAGTCCTAATCCACCAGTATCTCCTTTTATCACAGAAATTATAGCCCCTGTTGAAGCCATAAAGAAGCGTCTCATAAGATATGGATTAACAAATGCTGATGGATTCCCTCAAATGTGTCATATTCTAATTTTACAGGATGATGATCATATCATTCATTGGTTTTCAGGAATTGTTGGCCGGTGGCTTAGATGGTATAATGAGTGTGACAACCTTAATGAGGTTAAGCTTATTATATCTGGTCAAGTAAGGATGTCCTGCATCCGAACACTGGCTGCAAAATATAGAATACATGAGATTGAAATAGAGAAAAGGTTTGATTCCCTACTCAGCAGAATTCCTTCCACCCAAGAGGTAGAACAGGAGATAACTGATGAAGCTCTTAGTAATGACGACACCTTGTTCAACGGAATGTCTAATTACAGTTTATGTTTGTTATCTTTGGCAAGAATGGTAAGCCAGTCGCGACCTTGCAACTGCTTTGTCATGGGATGCACGGTTGCTGCTCCTTGTGTTTATACTCTTCATGTGATGGAAAGACAGAAATTCCCAGGCTGGAAGACTGGATTTTCAAGCTCCATCCATCCTTGCCTAAATAGGAGGCGAATTGGGCTGTGCAGGCAGCATTTAAAAGATTTGTTTCTTG AGCTCTGA
- the LOC140003757 gene encoding nuclear intron maturase 4, mitochondrial-like isoform X1: MWLRLSHFYRKICFTKRTIVLQRLQHFVSENKFSGAARPSRMRFVEISFYSTAQTVVTDGDDKRGRGKGTLAMDLASLVEESSIIEERKPRTRMELMRILELRIKKRVKEQYINGKFQDLMRKVIANPKTLRDAYDCIRVNSNVDLTTDGDNLPFESMADELFSGNFDVNANTHSISTRGPDKEVLVFPNVKLKVVQEAIRIVLEVVYKPHFSKISHGGRSGRDHKSALRYIKKEMKDTNWWFTLLLHQKLNGRILSRLISDMQNKIEDPGLYAVIQDMFDVQVLNLEFGGFPKGHGLPQEGVLSPILMNIYLDIFDREIYRMSMNYEALDPKLATEDDGTHSNLRNWIRRQMNGSIAKECNTVKSPIIRIHCCRFLDEIFVAISGSKDIALSCKSDIENYLKNSLHIELDHTNFMPCDGPHSVRFLGTLIKRSLKENPTVRAVHKLKEKVKLFASQKQEAWDAGTVRIGKKCLAHGLKKVKESEIKHLADKASILSQISYFRKAGMETDHWYKLLLKVWMQNINAKCEPSEELILSKHVVEPSVPQELRDSYYDFQKHAKEYVSSETTATLALLPSPNPPVSPFITEIIAPVEAIKKRLIRYGLTNADGFPQMCHILILQDDDHIIHWFSGIVGRWLRWYNECDNLNEVKLIISGQVRMSCIRTLAAKYRIHEIEIEKRFDSLLSRIPSTQEVEQEITDEALSNDDTLFNGMSNYSLCLLSLARMVSQSRPCNCFVMGCTVAAPCVYTLHVMERQKFPGWKTGFSSSIHPCLNRRRIGLCRQHLKDLFLGNISLQSINFGAWR, encoded by the coding sequence ATGTGGCTTAGGTTGTCtcatttttatagaaaaatctGCTTTACAAAACGCACTATTGTCCTGCAAAGATTGCAACATTTTGTTTCAGAGAACAAATTCTCCGGAGCAGCGAGGCCAAGTAGAATGAGGTTCGTGGAGATTTCATTTTATTCAACAGCGCAAACGGTAGTAACTGATGGCGATGATAAGAGGGGGAGAGGAAAGGGGACACTAGCTATGGACTTAGCTTCTTTGGTTGAAGAATCTTCCATCATTGAGGAGAGAAAGCCCAGAACTCGCATGGAGCTCATGAGGATTCTTGAGCTTCGTATTAAAAAGAGGGTCAAGGAACAGTATATAAACGGCAAGTTCCAAGACCTTATGAGGAAAGTCATTGCTAATCCAAAAACTCTCCGGGACGCTTATGATTGTATCAGGGTGAACTCTAACGTTGACTTGACAACGGATGGGGACAATTTGCCTTTCGAATCCATGGCAGATGAGCTGTTTAGTGGGAATTTTGATGTGAACGCCAATACGCATTCCATATCAACGAGGGGGCCAGATAAGGAAGTTCTTGTTTTCCCAAATGTTAAACTGAAAGTGGTACAAGAGGCCATTAGGATAGTATTGGAAGTTGTCTATAAACCtcacttttctaagatttcaCACGGTGGTCGAAGCGGGAGGGATCATAAATCTGCTTTAAGATATATTAAGAAAGAGATGAAAGATACTAACTGGTGGTTCACCTTGCTTCTTCACCAGAAACTGAATGGCCGGATCCTTAGTAGGCTTATCTCTGATATGCAGAATAAGATAGAAGATCCAGGCCTTTATGCAGTAATCCAAGACATGTTCGATGTGCAGGTTCTGAATTTGGAGTTTGGGGGGTTCCCTAAAGGCCATGGTCTTCCGCAAGAAGGAGTGTTGTCTCCAATCTTGATGAATATTTATCTTGATATATTTGATCGTGAAATTTACAGGATGTCAATGAATTATGAAGCTCTTGATCCAAAATTGGCTACCGAGGATGATGGAACACACTCAAACCTGCGTAACTGGATTAGGAGACAGATGAATGGCAGTATTGCAAAAGAATGCAATACTGTGAAGAGCCCTATCATCAGAATACATTGTTGCCGCTTcttggatgaaatttttgttgCCATTTCAGGCTCCAAGGACATTGCTCTTTCATGCAAGTCTGACATCGAGAATTACTTGAAGAATTCTCTACACATAGAGCTTGATCACACAAATTTTATGCCATGTGATGGTCCCCATAGTGTCCGATTTCTTGGAACTTTGATTAAAAGAAGTCTGAAAGAGAACCCAACAGTAAGAGCTGTTCACAAGTTGAAGGAAAAAGTAAAGCTGTTTGCTTCACAGAAACAAGAGGCTTGGGATGCTGGGACTGTTAGAATAGGAAAGAAATGTCTAGCTCATGGGCTGAAGAAGGTAAAAGAATCTGAGATAAAGCATCTAGCTGACAAGGCCTCGATTTTAAGCCAAATTTCCTATTTCCGTAAAGCTGGTATGGAAACTGATCACTGGTACAAACTCCTGCTGAAGGTATGGATGCAGAATATTAATGCTAAGTGTGAGCCCAGTGAGGAGTTGATCTTGTCTAAGCACGTTGTGGAACCATCTGTTCCACAAGAATTAAGAGACTCCTATTATGATTTCCAGAAGCATGCCAAAGAATATGTTTCATCAGAGACAACTGCTACTCTTGCTCTTCTGCCTAGTCCTAATCCACCAGTATCTCCTTTTATCACAGAAATTATAGCCCCTGTTGAAGCCATAAAGAAGCGTCTCATAAGATATGGATTAACAAATGCTGATGGATTCCCTCAAATGTGTCATATTCTAATTTTACAGGATGATGATCATATCATTCATTGGTTTTCAGGAATTGTTGGCCGGTGGCTTAGATGGTATAATGAGTGTGACAACCTTAATGAGGTTAAGCTTATTATATCTGGTCAAGTAAGGATGTCCTGCATCCGAACACTGGCTGCAAAATATAGAATACATGAGATTGAAATAGAGAAAAGGTTTGATTCCCTACTCAGCAGAATTCCTTCCACCCAAGAGGTAGAACAGGAGATAACTGATGAAGCTCTTAGTAATGACGACACCTTGTTCAACGGAATGTCTAATTACAGTTTATGTTTGTTATCTTTGGCAAGAATGGTAAGCCAGTCGCGACCTTGCAACTGCTTTGTCATGGGATGCACGGTTGCTGCTCCTTGTGTTTATACTCTTCATGTGATGGAAAGACAGAAATTCCCAGGCTGGAAGACTGGATTTTCAAGCTCCATCCATCCTTGCCTAAATAGGAGGCGAATTGGGCTGTGCAGGCAGCATTTAAAAGATTTGTTTCTTGGTAATATATCACTTCAATCTATTAATTTTGGTGCTTGGAGGTGA